Proteins from a genomic interval of Erwinia sp. SLM-02:
- a CDS encoding PTS sugar transporter subunit IIB has translation MLKVLCVCGCGLGSSFAIEMSAKSVLQKLCIDADIEHTTVSEASSFKYDIILTQKMFADVLTSDASDEQKKKVIILNKLTDKKEIEEKILAYINSN, from the coding sequence ATGCTTAAAGTACTCTGCGTATGTGGCTGTGGTCTTGGCTCAAGTTTTGCGATTGAAATGAGCGCGAAATCCGTTTTACAAAAACTCTGTATTGATGCAGACATTGAGCACACTACAGTATCCGAAGCCTCCTCATTCAAGTATGACATTATTCTGACTCAGAAAATGTTTGCTGATGTTTTGACATCCGATGCCAGCGATGAACAGAAAAAGAAAGTCATTATATTAAATAAGCTCACGGATAAAAAAGAAATAGAAGAAAAAATCCTCGCCTATATAAACTCAAACTGA
- a CDS encoding endonuclease/exonuclease/phosphatase family protein translates to MRKKTYAMRYVAGQPAERIFPPGSMLHVGQALPPGAPLTTEASLKVLVWNIFKQQRAEWLSVLQNFGKDAHLVLLQEAQTTPELVRFATSNYLAADQVPAFVLPQHPSGVMTLASAHPVYCCPLREREPLLRLSKSALVTAYPLPDSQMLMVVNIHAVNFSIGIDVYSKQLGPIGEQIIHHQGPVIMAGDFNAWSRQRINALYRFSREMGLREVRFTDDHRRKAFGRPLDFVFYRGMGVAEASVLVTTASDHNPLLVEFHSRPANTF, encoded by the coding sequence GTGCGAAAAAAGACTTATGCCATGAGATATGTAGCAGGGCAGCCAGCGGAACGTATTTTTCCGCCGGGGTCGATGCTTCATGTCGGACAGGCATTACCGCCTGGCGCGCCGCTCACCACGGAAGCCTCGCTGAAAGTTCTGGTCTGGAATATCTTCAAGCAGCAGCGGGCCGAGTGGCTGTCGGTGCTGCAAAACTTTGGTAAAGATGCGCATCTGGTACTTCTGCAGGAAGCGCAAACCACGCCCGAGCTGGTGCGATTCGCCACCAGTAATTATCTTGCCGCAGACCAGGTTCCCGCCTTCGTGCTGCCACAGCATCCTTCGGGCGTAATGACGCTGGCATCAGCACATCCGGTTTACTGCTGCCCGCTGCGCGAACGTGAGCCGCTGTTAAGGCTCTCTAAATCCGCCCTGGTGACCGCTTACCCGCTGCCGGACAGCCAGATGCTGATGGTGGTGAACATCCATGCGGTGAATTTCAGCATCGGCATAGATGTCTACAGCAAGCAGCTGGGGCCAATTGGTGAGCAAATCATTCATCATCAGGGGCCGGTGATCATGGCCGGAGACTTTAATGCCTGGAGTCGCCAGCGCATCAATGCCCTGTATCGTTTTTCCCGGGAAATGGGCCTGCGTGAGGTGCGCTTCACTGACGATCATCGTCGTAAAGCGTTTGGCCGCCCGCTTGATTTCGTTTTCTACCGCGGCATGGGCGTTGCCGAAGCCTCGGTGCTGGTCACCACGGCTTCCGATCACAATCCGTTACTGGTTGAATTCCACTCGCGCCCCGCGAATACCTTCTGA
- a CDS encoding HAD family hydrolase → MIIFDCDGVLIDSEIIGIRLTVSLLNQHGVDIDVAEFTRLYSGLDWDALIERVREERGVSLPANIGEDFYPRLMAAFATELERIAGSIEVVSAIATPKCICSNSGSQQLDSVLTQVGLKSLFAPHIYSAKDLGPGRGKPEPDIFLHGARQFTALPGNTLVIEDSVHGVMAAKRAGMYVVGFTGGSHTTPDHAERLIAAGADVAIDSLYCLAAEIERFRLSA, encoded by the coding sequence TTGATCATATTTGATTGTGACGGCGTGCTGATTGATTCTGAAATTATCGGGATCCGATTAACCGTCTCGCTGCTGAATCAGCACGGTGTGGACATTGATGTTGCTGAGTTCACACGTTTATACAGCGGGCTTGACTGGGATGCGTTGATCGAACGTGTCCGGGAGGAACGCGGGGTGAGCCTGCCCGCGAACATCGGTGAGGATTTTTACCCCAGACTGATGGCGGCCTTTGCCACCGAGCTGGAAAGGATCGCGGGCAGCATTGAGGTGGTCAGCGCTATTGCCACGCCGAAATGCATCTGCTCCAACTCAGGTAGCCAACAGCTGGATTCTGTGCTGACGCAGGTCGGACTGAAGAGCCTGTTCGCGCCGCATATCTATTCGGCGAAGGATCTGGGACCGGGGCGGGGCAAGCCCGAGCCGGATATTTTTCTGCACGGCGCGCGGCAGTTTACTGCGCTGCCGGGTAACACGCTGGTGATTGAAGATTCCGTACACGGCGTGATGGCTGCAAAACGTGCGGGTATGTATGTGGTCGGTTTTACCGGAGGTTCGCATACGACGCCGGATCACGCCGAACGGCTCATCGCCGCCGGGGCGGATGTGGCGATAGATTCCCTGTATTGCCTCGCTGCAGAGATTGAGCGGTTTCGGCTGAGCGCTTGA
- a CDS encoding class I SAM-dependent methyltransferase yields the protein MASRHHDHVDKQFGEQAGAYLTSTVHASGRDLVKLSERLYAASDARVLDLGCGAGHASFVAAQHVKEVVAYDLSEKMLTVVAQTAKERGYHHLTTRQGYAEKLPFANDEFDIVISRYSAHHWHDVGCALREVRRVLKPGGKAIFMDVNAPGNPVLDIWLQTVEALRDTSHVRDYSPGEWLTLFTESGLAIGAISHDRLELEFSSWVERMRTPQVMVQAIRAYQHSAPYDVQRYYALQPDGSFTTDIIFIEASRP from the coding sequence ATGGCAAGCCGTCATCACGATCACGTTGATAAGCAGTTTGGCGAGCAGGCAGGTGCCTATCTGACCAGCACCGTACACGCCAGCGGCCGCGATCTGGTTAAGCTGAGTGAGCGGCTCTATGCGGCATCTGACGCGCGGGTGCTGGATCTAGGCTGTGGTGCCGGGCACGCCAGCTTTGTTGCCGCGCAGCACGTTAAAGAGGTGGTGGCTTACGATCTCTCCGAAAAAATGCTGACGGTGGTGGCGCAGACGGCAAAAGAACGGGGCTATCACCATCTGACCACGCGGCAGGGCTATGCGGAAAAGCTGCCGTTTGCCAACGATGAATTTGATATCGTCATCAGCCGCTATTCTGCTCACCACTGGCATGACGTCGGCTGCGCGCTGCGTGAAGTGCGCCGCGTGCTGAAACCGGGCGGCAAAGCCATTTTTATGGATGTGAATGCGCCGGGGAACCCGGTGCTGGATATCTGGTTGCAGACCGTCGAAGCGCTGCGCGACACTTCTCACGTCCGGGATTACTCTCCCGGAGAGTGGCTGACGCTGTTCACGGAATCCGGGCTGGCCATCGGGGCGATTTCACATGACCGGCTGGAGCTGGAATTCTCCAGCTGGGTTGAGCGCATGCGTACACCTCAGGTCATGGTGCAGGCCATTCGTGCCTACCAGCACTCGGCACCTTACGACGTTCAGCGATACTATGCGCTGCAACCCGACGGCAGCTTTACCACGGACATTATTTTTATTGAAGCCAGCCGGCCCTGA
- a CDS encoding PTS sugar transporter subunit IIA, with amino-acid sequence MSIKDFLAKNQYIQVQMEVDSWNEIIHRAAKPLISGGFVTENYPQAVIDNTLEYGAYYVFDEGIAIPHARPECGVIKDCFSLVTLNKPTSINGSPPVDIIVMFGGVNGDSHITEGIASIVGLLEQEETLLQIRRAKTIDEIIGLL; translated from the coding sequence ATGAGCATAAAAGACTTTCTTGCAAAGAACCAATATATTCAAGTCCAGATGGAAGTCGATTCCTGGAATGAAATCATCCACCGCGCGGCGAAGCCACTAATTTCAGGCGGCTTCGTCACTGAAAACTATCCGCAGGCGGTCATTGATAATACGCTTGAATACGGTGCTTATTATGTTTTTGATGAGGGGATTGCGATTCCACACGCTCGGCCGGAATGTGGTGTTATTAAAGATTGTTTTAGTCTGGTGACATTAAATAAACCGACGTCGATTAACGGCAGCCCTCCTGTCGATATCATTGTGATGTTCGGCGGTGTGAATGGCGACTCCCATATCACCGAGGGCATTGCATCCATCGTAGGGCTGCTGGAGCAGGAAGAGACGTTATTGCAAATCAGGCGAGCGAAAACGATTGATGAAATTATCGGACTACTATGA
- a CDS encoding tagatose-bisphosphate aldolase encodes MNKMTTAERRGYQMICDATGSMMVVACDQRGGMRTLLAATPEEQALISNETLGKTKYDITAYLASQAGCVLVDPICAVPGIIDEGVVPRDTGLLIGLDASGWDTSPEGYRISNMVEGITARKVRELGATGGKIMIYLRSDKPEANTANLQTLRDVIADFAHEDLFLVVEFLTYQLEGESKEDYQRKIPQLIQEGCQACIDCGSKVLKIPYPGSGQSCAAVTDICGDVPWAVLSAGVDHATFLTQVDVSLRNGASGVIAGRSLWKDCISLDRNVSKEKLSSIAVSRLRDIQQLLVKYKKQLNVA; translated from the coding sequence ATGAATAAAATGACAACGGCAGAACGACGCGGCTATCAAATGATTTGCGATGCAACCGGATCGATGATGGTTGTTGCCTGCGACCAGCGGGGCGGCATGCGCACCCTGCTGGCGGCGACGCCAGAAGAGCAGGCGTTAATCAGTAATGAAACCTTAGGAAAAACCAAATACGATATTACCGCTTATCTGGCCTCACAGGCCGGCTGTGTGCTGGTCGACCCGATCTGCGCCGTTCCGGGAATTATTGATGAAGGCGTGGTGCCACGCGATACCGGGCTGCTGATTGGCCTGGATGCATCCGGCTGGGATACGTCGCCGGAAGGGTATCGCATTTCAAACATGGTTGAGGGGATTACGGCACGCAAAGTGCGCGAACTGGGCGCGACGGGCGGCAAGATTATGATCTACCTGCGCAGCGATAAGCCGGAAGCCAACACGGCCAACCTGCAGACGCTGCGTGACGTTATTGCCGATTTTGCTCACGAAGATCTGTTCCTGGTGGTCGAGTTCCTGACCTATCAGCTGGAAGGTGAGAGCAAAGAGGATTATCAGCGCAAAATCCCTCAGCTGATCCAGGAAGGCTGTCAGGCCTGCATTGACTGCGGATCTAAGGTCCTGAAAATTCCTTATCCGGGGAGCGGGCAGTCCTGTGCGGCGGTCACGGATATCTGTGGTGATGTACCGTGGGCCGTGCTGTCTGCCGGGGTCGACCATGCCACTTTCCTCACCCAGGTGGATGTCTCGCTGCGCAACGGTGCTTCCGGGGTGATTGCAGGGCGTTCACTGTGGAAGGACTGCATCTCACTGGACCGTAACGTGTCGAAAGAGAAGCTCTCTTCGATTGCGGTTTCGCGGCTTCGCGATATTCAACAGCTGCTGGTGAAGTATAAAAAGCAGCTGAACGTCGCCTGA
- a CDS encoding PTS sugar transporter subunit IIC — protein MDAIIHFIVKDFLGQASILIALIAMLGLILQKKSVGKTIEGTFKTLLGFLIMMAGINIIVAALTFLNDIFTSGFGMQGYITDVAAIAGVANRELGSEVALTLLVIFAVNILIARITPFKYIFLTGQALLWMATIGTVIGYKAGLTGATLILTGGIFGGIMAVLMPAIAQPIVRKITDSDDVALGHFCTIGYLVQAAVARAIGKNSRSTEDLTLPDNFKFLQDTYLSMAVIMVPMYIIPAIFAGPDDIAQFSNGTNYIMFSFMQSMQFVAGVFVLYSGVRLLLNELVPAFRGIAMRLVPNAKPALDCPVLFPYAPNAVIVGFLATTVGSIIGMIVFPMFGLAMILPGLLTNFFAGGAAGVFGNAMGGRKGAIIGGVVHGLFITLLPAILVPLLETFGFKGVTFSDSDVIATGLVLGHAFQNEWPFVIGFIAFVIFIVWFANRKLSK, from the coding sequence GTGGACGCTATTATTCATTTTATTGTGAAAGACTTTCTCGGCCAGGCTTCAATACTGATTGCATTGATCGCCATGCTGGGATTGATCCTACAGAAAAAATCCGTCGGTAAAACCATTGAGGGCACCTTCAAAACGCTGCTGGGCTTTTTGATCATGATGGCGGGGATCAACATCATTGTTGCTGCCTTAACCTTCCTCAACGACATCTTTACCAGCGGTTTTGGGATGCAGGGCTACATCACCGACGTGGCGGCTATCGCCGGCGTCGCGAACCGTGAGCTGGGGTCGGAAGTGGCACTGACGCTGCTGGTGATTTTTGCCGTCAATATCCTTATCGCCCGCATCACGCCGTTTAAATATATCTTCCTGACCGGGCAGGCGCTGCTGTGGATGGCGACAATCGGTACGGTAATTGGCTACAAAGCCGGTTTAACGGGGGCGACGTTAATTCTGACCGGAGGGATCTTCGGCGGCATCATGGCGGTGCTGATGCCGGCCATCGCCCAGCCAATCGTTCGTAAGATCACGGATTCTGATGACGTTGCGCTTGGGCATTTCTGTACCATCGGCTACCTGGTTCAGGCGGCGGTTGCCAGGGCAATTGGTAAGAACTCACGCTCGACAGAAGACCTGACGCTGCCGGATAACTTCAAGTTCCTGCAGGATACCTATCTGTCGATGGCGGTTATCATGGTGCCGATGTATATCATCCCCGCCATTTTCGCCGGACCCGACGACATCGCCCAGTTCTCCAACGGCACCAACTACATCATGTTCTCATTTATGCAGTCGATGCAGTTTGTCGCCGGGGTCTTTGTCCTGTACAGCGGCGTACGTCTGCTGCTTAACGAGCTGGTGCCGGCCTTCCGTGGCATTGCCATGCGCCTGGTACCGAATGCGAAACCCGCACTCGACTGTCCGGTACTGTTTCCGTATGCCCCTAATGCGGTGATTGTCGGCTTCCTGGCCACCACCGTGGGGTCGATCATCGGCATGATCGTCTTCCCGATGTTTGGTCTGGCGATGATCCTGCCGGGGCTGCTCACCAACTTTTTCGCAGGTGGTGCTGCCGGGGTGTTTGGCAACGCAATGGGCGGGCGTAAAGGCGCGATAATTGGCGGTGTGGTCCACGGCCTGTTCATTACCCTGCTGCCGGCAATCCTGGTGCCTCTGCTGGAAACCTTCGGTTTCAAAGGCGTGACCTTCAGTGATTCAGATGTGATCGCGACCGGACTGGTGCTCGGGCATGCCTTCCAGAATGAGTGGCCATTTGTCATCGGCTTTATTGCCTTCGTCATCTTTATTGTCTGGTTCGCCAATAGAAAATTGAGCAAGTAG
- a CDS encoding AAA family ATPase yields the protein MKTLILVNGIPASGKSSVAKIIADYFSYPVLSIDEIKEPFMVQFADVIDRPLNRKLGYAAYESMFNIVMSSPPETVFIMDAWFGFRDKSVLEGYLERLGEVRVLEIWVKASPGLVAERYKKRCHCRVKGHPGEEYIPELILLAEHAKPMCLGKLYTFDQDIRGNDGELINWIKENNQHN from the coding sequence ATGAAAACACTGATTTTAGTCAACGGTATCCCGGCATCAGGTAAGAGTTCAGTCGCGAAGATTATTGCCGATTATTTTTCTTATCCGGTGCTGAGTATCGATGAAATTAAAGAGCCTTTTATGGTTCAGTTCGCGGACGTTATCGACAGGCCGTTAAACAGAAAGCTGGGTTATGCGGCCTATGAGTCCATGTTCAACATTGTGATGTCCTCTCCGCCAGAGACGGTATTTATTATGGACGCCTGGTTTGGCTTTCGTGATAAATCGGTACTTGAGGGCTATCTGGAACGGCTTGGCGAAGTCAGAGTTTTAGAAATATGGGTTAAGGCCTCACCCGGCCTGGTGGCCGAGCGATATAAAAAACGCTGCCACTGCCGGGTGAAAGGTCACCCGGGCGAAGAATATATCCCCGAGCTTATTTTACTGGCTGAACATGCGAAGCCAATGTGTCTGGGGAAACTTTATACCTTTGACCAGGATATTCGCGGAAACGATGGCGAACTGATTAACTGGATTAAAGAAAACAATCAGCACAATTAA
- a CDS encoding 6-phosphofructokinase: protein MKIGLVISGGDVSGMNNFLFQIDRMTDAEIVIFDGGINGLIENRCKDISRRDLVDLSISSVPIISSGRKEDKCKRSDYERIAKNIRQKKLDCLIMGGGDGSFQFLKVLSTYDINCYGVGMTIDNDITGNSYTIGFSTACEQVISEVEKLRNTGRGLPGRIFMIELLGGYCGELTLQAALKSNADIALIPEVPWDIDVLARRIKQKIDSQNSVIILCSEGYTKEYTPGFQGAIDTMIGKLEHKIGIRIRKTILGYGLRSGKPTGEEIIQGAILAEEVVRCIKSGLTNKIIVINNNNKAIPIDLENSDKRLVDEDSNLYKLAKINNLI from the coding sequence ATGAAAATAGGATTAGTAATAAGCGGTGGTGATGTCAGTGGAATGAATAACTTTTTATTTCAGATTGACCGTATGACGGACGCTGAAATCGTAATTTTCGATGGTGGTATTAATGGCCTGATTGAAAACCGCTGCAAAGATATATCACGTCGCGATCTGGTTGATTTATCTATTTCCTCCGTGCCGATTATTTCTTCAGGTCGAAAAGAGGATAAATGCAAACGATCTGACTACGAGAGAATAGCTAAAAATATCCGCCAAAAGAAATTAGACTGTTTAATCATGGGCGGAGGCGACGGGTCATTTCAGTTTTTAAAAGTGCTTAGCACATATGATATTAACTGCTATGGCGTAGGCATGACCATTGATAATGATATTACGGGGAACAGCTATACCATTGGCTTTTCTACGGCCTGCGAGCAGGTAATTAGCGAGGTGGAAAAATTACGTAATACGGGGCGTGGCTTACCCGGCCGAATTTTTATGATTGAACTCCTGGGGGGGTATTGTGGGGAGCTGACCCTGCAGGCAGCCCTGAAGAGCAATGCGGATATTGCGTTGATTCCGGAAGTCCCATGGGACATCGACGTTCTGGCAAGACGGATAAAGCAAAAAATCGACAGCCAGAATAGCGTAATAATTCTCTGTTCTGAAGGCTACACCAAAGAGTATACCCCGGGGTTTCAGGGCGCCATTGATACGATGATAGGCAAGCTTGAACATAAAATTGGTATCAGAATCAGAAAAACCATACTGGGATATGGATTACGCAGTGGCAAACCTACCGGTGAAGAGATTATTCAGGGCGCTATCCTGGCAGAGGAAGTCGTACGATGCATTAAAAGCGGCCTGACCAATAAAATCATTGTTATAAACAACAATAATAAAGCAATACCGATCGATCTTGAAAACTCCGACAAACGTTTAGTGGATGAAGATAGTAACCTCTACAAACTGGCTAAAATAAATAACCTTATCTGA